TTATAACTCTTATAAAATGTTCGTCTCTCTACAGTCAAACAGTTGTACACAGTTACGATTCTCTCCTCTATATTGTGTGTTACTATGTTTTCCCCTATACTTTTTCCTCCCCGTCACTGAATAACTTCTCTAGAACCTTAATTCGGTCTAAATAATTAAGCTGCTTAGATTTCCCAGTTCGTGGGATTCATCTAGGGGGGAATTCATTAATCCTTAAACAGACCTCAGTAAGATTAGGCGCGCGAGATTCTAGTGACGTGCTAATAGGATTACATTTAGGGTTAAGCTTCTTTCTTAATTTTTGTTGGACCTTAAGTCAAGCGGATTATCCTCATTTAATTCTTATTATTTCCCACAAAGACTCATTATCTCCTTAACGTGGTATTTATCGACAGTTAAAATTTTCTGTTTCCTCGTTGAAGGGTAGTCCACATCTGTTTtcctgtctgttttttttttattttctttatttgATGCCTCCCTGTAGGTATTCACTGTAATCGCACGTTTTCTCCACTATTCAGCTGCCCTTGCTTTTGGTTGATAGACCCAGATTTATTCTATCAGCCGCCCTTGCTATTGGACTGCCAGACCTCAtgcctgccggttaagcccggaatttaATGCAGGCTCCCTCGCTATTGGATTgctagacctatgtctgccggttaagcccggaattcttatgcagccgccctcgctattgtatttgccagacctatgtctgccggttgagcccggaattattatgcagccgccctTGCTGTtgtattgccagacctatgtctgccggtcgagcccggaattattatgcagccgccctcgCTATTGGATTGACAGActtatgtctgccggttgagcccggaattattattttGACCGCCGGTGTAGCAGGAAGCCCCGCCAACAACGACTCCAGAAGCTGGAGATCATTGCAATGGACTCGGTAACAAAAATTTTATACTTTGCTGCTCCGAAATTCTTACGGGACAGACGCAAGGACCATATTTCACCGCACCAGACATGAATATCTcttttccatccccccccccccccacatccacaTACTTATGGAGTCAGTGCCGTCCGGACGCACGCATGTCACAGTCATGATTTAAATATTAAAGCTACTTAATTTAACTGAAACTTAATTTTCGCAGTCTCATGCGTTTCGTTTAGTGGGTATCCCAAGATAATCCTTCTTCAGCCCTCGGTAGCGTCGGCGCGCGAGATCATCTTGTCGCGTCCCAATAGGATTACAGTTAAGGGTTTTTGGGGCTTCCTCTTATTTCGGTCATCGGGTTTTTCCGgatcatatttaaaaatatacttGGAAGGGTTTTCTTATTTTACATTTGTTACTTATATTTTAATCTATACATTAGATATTGGGAATTACTATAGGTAATTTAGTGCTGTAAGTAATTCTCGGTAGACGCATGTTTCTTCCCACTCATTCTGGGTTTTATTtctagaggtggcacgggcatggtaATTTAATCTCGGGACTTATTGTTGGTTTCTCTTACATTACGTTATCCTTTCTCAGTCTTATTTTCAAATTATTCCACGTTCTATTTGTAATTCAGTAAGCATGGGGTTGTTATttattcttttctctcccttattcaatttctttattggcGTTACTATTGTATGGTCTGTAGGTCCACATAGGTTCGTCGGCATTCCaactcaaatattttttttttcattggtcCAAATTCTTCCCCATGCCTTTGCGTCATTCTTCATTGGTAATTATCTTTAGTTAGGCGGCGTTCCATTAGCATTAATCAAGTTGTACATTTCGTTTAAGTTTGACAGCCGGCGGAGATGGTATGACATTGTTGGACTTAAAATATCATGGTGGGGGGAAAAAGCCTTGTAGTAGCTATGTCGCCGCCTATTCACTTGCCCTGTTGCCTTTTTTTTCACACAGGGACGAGAATCCGGTCATCCCACCGTCTCCAGCGAGGAAGAGGACACGGGTGGCCTCCAGGAGAGGACACCAACGTGGAAGAGCACGGACGCAGCCATCAAGGACGCGGGCAAAGCCTACTCGCTATGTTTCCCCCTCTTCGGGGACATCATCTGGGGACTCGGAAGTAGAGGATGAGCATGTACCAAGGATCGGACCAGCAGTAATCGCTGAGGCCGGATCAGCGTCACTACCGACACTAATTTCAGCAAAAGACTGGGCAACGCTACAGGAACTTATCACGCAGGCTCGGGATCCCTCTGTGAACGCGGAAAAACACGGCGTTGGAAACAACGTGGATGTCACTGCTGGGCAGCCCTCCCCTATAGTAGGACGACCGCGACAAAGAGCCAAGGGCGACACTTTACGACGACACGACAGTTCCACCAGCACGTCCACGGACGGTGAGTATACCAATTAGAAAGCATGTCCACGCCCCCCATCACCTGGCAGGGGGCACAGCAAGGCACATACATTCCACGGCTCGGTGAACACGTCCCTCATTCCATTAGAGAGAAGGTTTGGGCAGATAGGTACGTGGATCTCAGGGATCTGCTAGGATATGAAAGGGATGCAAGGCGCCGTGCGACGCAACCTGCATCTGCCTCCGACAAGCAAGCATCCGATAAACAGCTACCGCCTCTAACACCGGACCAGTGGGAGCACGCTTTTGACATATATGCAACGATCTACCTAGAGAAGCACCCGGAGGCAGGGCAGGAGCTGTTCACATACGTTAGATATGTAAAAACAATGAAAACGTCCCTCAGAGGTGACTGGATGTGGTACGACGAGGCTTTCAGGTGGGACAGGGAAAGGTCGGGCTGCCCATGGCGAGCTTACAGACTAGACCTGGAACTGAGGTCAGTACAGCGCATACAGCAGGAGAGTATCATGCGTCTTGTCTCGGGGCGAACGTCAAGAAATTTTCAAGACGAGGCACGAGGCCCGGCAGTTCCCCCGGGCTACTGCTACGCTTTCCACACAAAAGGTCAGGGCTGCCGACAACCCACTTGTGCGTTTCAACATATTTGCCCACGGTGTTACAAGCGACACCCCGCCTACAATCCCTGCTCACAAGTGCACAAAAGATATGGGTATGAGCGGCAACAACGTCGCCCCCCACAGGATAAGTATACACAGAACACCGGAATTACAGACGTCCGTGGACGTACCAACGCCGGTCAACGCAGACGCACTTGATGTTTTACTGGTGGGTTACCCACTACGGGAATACATTGTGAGTGGCTTCAAAAGGGGTTTCCTACTTGGCTTTGAAGGGGCGCGGACCCCTCTCTCTTCAAGTAACCCTTCGGACACGACGGAACGCCCGCATATTGTGGGACCAATGCTAGACAAAGAATTGAGACTGGGACGAATCGCGGGACCTTTTGAGGTCCCACCGCTCCCGAACTTTAAGTGTTCCCCCATAGCTCTGAGAGAAAAATCCACGCCAGGTAAGTTCAGGCTTTTGCATAATCTTAGCTTTCCTTATTCACAACTAAGCGTGAATGCCAACATTCCTAAAGAGTTTTCAACCGTGCACTACCAGAACATCAACGATGCCATCAAGTTGGTTGTCAGGTGTTCGCCAGGGGCGTTCCTGGCAAAGTGTGACATTGCAGAAGCATTTCGGATCGTGCCAGTACACCCGAGCGATTATCATCTCCTAGGTTTTAATTACGGTGGGCGGTACTATTACGAGAAGATGCTGAGTATGGGAGCTGCCTCCTCCTGCAGGATCTTCGAGACTTTTTCAAGTGGTCTGCAATGGATCCTCGAGGAGAAGTTCAACGTGCGAGGTGTTGTGAAGGTACTCGATGATTTTCTCTTCGCCAGAACTTCTTTCAAAGGATGCCTGCGTGACCTGCGGGTGTTCACCGCTCTCTGTGAACGACTGGGGGTTTCCCTGGCGCCACACAAGACTGAGGGACCGTGCACTCGGCTTACGTTCCTAGGCCTCGAATTAGATGCACGTAGGATGGAAACCAGACTCCCAGAAGACAAGCGGACGAAGTACCAGGCAGAAGTAGAGACGGCGATGGGGAAGAAGTCACTTCCCCTGAGAGACCTTCAGTCGATCATAGGAAGGCTGCAATTCGCCACAGCGGTAATTCCGGGAGGACGGGCTTTCCTAAGACGACTGCACGCGCTCACTAGTGGAGTACAGCGTCCCTTGCGTCTATGCTTTCTGGACGCTGAGGCTCAGTTAGACCTTGTAGCCTGGCGCTCCTTCCTCAATACTTTTAACGGTGTTACGGTATTTCCCCCCGATGGAGGATGGGGGTCAGCTGTGTCTCTATCGATGGGCGCGGACGCCTCTGCTGGAGGGTACGGGCTCACACTGGGGGCAGCATGGTTCCGGGGCATTTGGCCAGATTCATGGAAAAGGCTTAACATAGCCCTGCTGGAGCTTTATCCTTTCTATATGGGTATTGCCGTCTTCGCTCAGGTATTGTCCAACAAGAGACTAGTCTGCAGGTCTGATAATGGCGCTGTGGTAAATGTACTTTCTTCGCTGTCTGCCAAGTGCCCAATTCTTATGCAAATAGTCAGGCCTCTGGCCGTACTCCGGCTTACGCATAATATAACACTTCTCCCATCACACATTCCCGGCAAGCTTA
This DNA window, taken from Procambarus clarkii isolate CNS0578487 chromosome 76, FALCON_Pclarkii_2.0, whole genome shotgun sequence, encodes the following:
- the LOC138357253 gene encoding uncharacterized protein codes for the protein MLDKELRLGRIAGPFEVPPLPNFKCSPIALREKSTPGKFRLLHNLSFPYSQLSVNANIPKEFSTVHYQNINDAIKLVVRCSPGAFLAKCDIAEAFRIVPVHPSDYHLLGFNYGGRYYYEKMLSMGAASSCRIFETFSSGLQWILEEKFNVRGVVKVLDDFLFARTSFKGCLRDLRVFTALCERLGVSLAPHKTEGPCTRLTFLGLELDARRMETRLPEDKRTKYQAEVETAMGKKSLPLRDLQSIIGRLQFATAVIPGGRAFLRRLHALTSGVQRPLRLCFLDAEAQLDLVAWRSFLNTFNGVTVFPPDGGWGSAVSLSMGADASAGGYGLTLGAAWFRGIWPDSWKRLNIALLELYPFYMGIAVFAQVLSNKRLVCRSDNGAVVNVLSSLSAKCPILMQIVRPLAVLRLTHNITLLPSHIPGKLNTVCDALSRLQVLPHMFLREAGLAEKPADVPHNFLPHNFALQL